Proteins encoded together in one Thermoplasmatales archaeon BRNA1 window:
- a CDS encoding signal recognition particle subunit FFH/SRP54 (srp54) gives MVLDGLGKSLRGVLDRIGSSTTVDENLIKDVCRELQRALLQADVNVQLVLKLTNNVRERSLNEKPPAGRSAKDHVRKVIYEELVALLKNGDPIALKPQTIMLVGLYGQGKTTSAGKLANYFIKKGFTVGLIGADVYRPAAYDQLKQLGDKVGAEVYGEPGQKDAVKIVRDGLAKLADRKIKIIDTSGRHALEDDLIEEIIAIAKVAKPDERVLVLDSQVGQQAGPQADAFNKAVDVSGVIMTKMDGTAKGGGALSAVATTDARIVFIGTGEHIRDLEPFDADRFISRLLGMGDLQGLVEIAKQEIENEESMEELARNMMSGRFTLTDMYNQMKAVKKMGTLQKIVGMLPGLSKVEDKIDFDSTEARLDRFKVIMDSMTQQEKDEPSLIKGKRIDRIAHGAGVTTTDVRELLKQYNNSKKMMGSMSKDRKMRKRLQKQFGGMDPEAFKDMENGSE, from the coding sequence ATGGTGCTAGACGGATTGGGAAAATCCCTGAGAGGCGTCCTCGACCGCATCGGCAGTTCCACCACTGTCGACGAGAACCTCATCAAAGATGTCTGCCGCGAGCTTCAGCGCGCTCTTCTCCAGGCCGATGTCAACGTCCAGCTCGTCCTGAAGCTCACCAACAACGTCCGCGAGAGGTCCCTCAACGAGAAGCCCCCCGCGGGACGCTCCGCGAAGGACCACGTCAGGAAGGTCATCTACGAGGAGCTCGTCGCTCTCCTGAAGAACGGCGACCCCATCGCCCTGAAGCCCCAGACCATCATGCTCGTCGGTCTGTACGGACAGGGTAAGACCACCTCCGCAGGAAAGCTGGCCAATTACTTCATCAAGAAAGGTTTCACCGTCGGACTCATAGGTGCCGACGTCTACCGTCCCGCGGCTTACGACCAGCTCAAGCAGCTGGGGGACAAGGTCGGGGCGGAGGTCTACGGGGAGCCCGGGCAGAAGGATGCCGTGAAGATCGTCAGGGACGGTCTCGCCAAGCTCGCCGACAGGAAGATCAAGATCATCGATACCTCCGGAAGGCACGCCCTGGAGGACGACCTCATCGAGGAGATCATCGCCATCGCCAAGGTCGCAAAGCCCGACGAGAGGGTCCTCGTCCTGGATTCCCAGGTGGGACAGCAGGCCGGACCCCAGGCAGACGCCTTCAACAAGGCAGTCGACGTCAGCGGCGTGATCATGACCAAGATGGACGGTACCGCGAAGGGAGGAGGCGCCCTTTCCGCTGTTGCGACCACCGACGCGCGCATCGTGTTCATCGGAACCGGCGAGCACATCCGCGACCTGGAGCCCTTCGACGCCGACCGCTTCATCTCCCGTCTCCTCGGTATGGGGGACCTGCAGGGACTCGTCGAGATCGCCAAGCAGGAGATCGAGAACGAGGAGAGCATGGAGGAGCTGGCCCGCAACATGATGTCGGGACGCTTCACCCTCACCGACATGTACAACCAGATGAAGGCCGTCAAGAAGATGGGGACCCTCCAGAAGATCGTCGGGATGCTCCCCGGGTTGAGCAAGGTGGAGGACAAGATCGACTTCGACAGCACCGAGGCCCGCCTGGATCGTTTCAAGGTCATCATGGACTCCATGACTCAACAGGAGAAGGACGAACCCTCCCTTATCAAGGGCAAGAGGATCGACCGCATCGCCCACGGCGCGGGTGTGACCACCACCGACGTCCGCGAGCTCCTGAAGCAGTACAACAACTCCAAGAAGATGATGGGCTCCATGTCCAAGGACCGCAAGATGCGCAAGCGTCTCCAGAAGCAGTTCGGCGGAATGGATCCCGAGGCATTCAAGGACATGGAGAACGGGTCCGAATGA
- a CDS encoding putative archaeal coiled-coil protein, giving the protein MADEMEINANVSEEEQVVAEEQTTEEVVETAEAAETEEIEEPTEEEKARLEQLEADRTVANDEAEKHKVRRDELNAQTKDWKAKRDALNNQVRELVDEAGKQRQLRDEMNQKVRDAKVVRSDLNTKVSELRAKIQELKPEKEDKEKPEESLAQKKRRFDQMVKQQETVPLGPDAEKKLVKAISQLAKEIEEMEKSNEDDEQLGGLYQQFHEVKAQAEVAHKQVSEYAEQAQSAHDKMLTLYQQADSIRKEADAAQAKFVECKNAADEEHKAYLELVGKARDASKSADGIKKKKSAASKKRADGEAKKEAKEIFEKFKAGEKLSTEDLMTLQKSGYL; this is encoded by the coding sequence ATGGCAGACGAGATGGAGATTAACGCGAACGTTTCTGAGGAAGAGCAGGTTGTTGCTGAGGAGCAGACCACCGAGGAGGTCGTCGAGACCGCCGAGGCAGCCGAGACCGAAGAGATCGAAGAGCCCACCGAGGAAGAGAAGGCAAGGCTGGAGCAGCTTGAGGCTGACCGCACCGTCGCTAACGACGAGGCGGAGAAGCACAAGGTCCGCCGCGACGAGCTGAACGCCCAGACCAAGGACTGGAAGGCAAAGAGGGACGCCCTCAACAACCAGGTCCGCGAGCTCGTGGACGAGGCCGGAAAGCAGAGGCAGCTCCGCGACGAGATGAACCAGAAGGTCAGGGACGCGAAGGTCGTCCGCAGCGATCTCAACACCAAGGTTTCCGAGCTCCGCGCTAAGATCCAGGAGCTCAAGCCCGAGAAAGAGGACAAGGAGAAGCCCGAGGAGTCTCTCGCCCAGAAGAAGAGGCGCTTCGACCAGATGGTCAAGCAGCAAGAGACCGTCCCCCTCGGACCCGATGCCGAGAAGAAGCTCGTCAAGGCAATCTCCCAGCTCGCCAAGGAGATCGAGGAGATGGAGAAGTCCAACGAGGATGACGAGCAGCTCGGAGGACTCTACCAGCAGTTCCACGAGGTCAAGGCCCAGGCCGAGGTCGCCCACAAGCAGGTCTCCGAGTACGCCGAGCAGGCCCAGTCCGCACACGACAAGATGCTGACCCTGTACCAGCAGGCAGACTCCATCCGCAAGGAGGCCGACGCCGCACAGGCCAAGTTCGTCGAGTGCAAGAACGCCGCCGACGAGGAGCACAAGGCATACCTCGAGCTTGTCGGAAAGGCCCGCGACGCATCCAAGAGCGCAGACGGAATCAAGAAGAAGAAGTCCGCAGCCTCCAAGAAGCGCGCCGACGGAGAGGCTAAGAAGGAAGCCAAGGAGATCTTTGAGAAGTTCAAGGCCGGAGAGAAGCTCTCCACCGAGGACCTCATGACCCTCCAGAAGTCCGGCTACCTCTGA
- a CDS encoding adenylosuccinate lyase, with translation MKSIFSESSRIRYQMQVEAALAQAHAQLGEISQADADEISRVAGSDEVTVERIKEIEKLTNHDLMAMVKAMTEKCKGDAGKYVHLGATSNDIVDTATALQIRDALDIVAADVDELLFTLAKLAKRERDTLEIGRTHAQFAIPITYGFKIAGYIAELLRFRERIIEITPRAIAGKMAGAVGTGAALGKNFQKLQIAVMQELDITYEPAATQVVGRDRYTELVCMLATLGTSLERYATEVRNLQRSEISEVSEYFDAAHQVGSSTMAQKRNPINSENVCGLARVLRGFVMPTFESQVLWHERDLSNSSCERFTLPHVFSLIDYMLYKMNKVFSGLEVHRDKMLRNIESAHGLIMAEPVMMALVGKGIGRQDAHEIVREASMVAEDRECQLLETLWERDDVKKLISREELEKVMDPANYTGGSKEIVDRMVAAVENALEKKVE, from the coding sequence ATGAAGTCAATCTTCTCCGAGAGCAGCCGCATCAGATACCAGATGCAGGTCGAGGCCGCCCTGGCCCAGGCCCACGCACAGCTCGGAGAGATCTCCCAGGCCGATGCCGACGAGATCTCCCGCGTCGCCGGGTCCGACGAGGTCACCGTCGAGCGCATCAAGGAGATCGAGAAGCTCACCAACCACGACCTCATGGCCATGGTCAAGGCCATGACCGAGAAGTGCAAGGGGGACGCCGGGAAGTACGTCCACCTGGGAGCCACCTCCAACGACATCGTTGACACCGCCACCGCCCTGCAGATCAGGGACGCCCTGGACATCGTCGCCGCGGATGTGGACGAACTCCTGTTCACCCTTGCCAAGCTCGCCAAGAGGGAGAGGGACACCCTCGAGATCGGCAGGACCCACGCACAGTTCGCCATCCCCATCACTTACGGATTCAAGATCGCAGGATACATCGCCGAGCTCCTCCGCTTCCGCGAGAGGATCATCGAGATCACCCCCCGCGCCATCGCGGGGAAGATGGCCGGAGCCGTGGGGACCGGCGCCGCCCTCGGGAAGAACTTCCAGAAGCTCCAGATCGCCGTCATGCAGGAGCTGGACATCACCTACGAGCCCGCCGCGACCCAGGTCGTCGGAAGGGACAGGTACACCGAGCTCGTGTGCATGCTCGCCACCCTCGGAACCTCCCTCGAGAGGTATGCCACCGAGGTCAGGAACCTTCAGAGGTCGGAGATCTCCGAGGTCTCCGAGTACTTCGACGCCGCCCACCAGGTCGGATCCTCCACCATGGCGCAGAAGAGGAACCCCATCAACTCAGAGAACGTCTGCGGACTCGCACGCGTCCTCCGCGGCTTCGTCATGCCCACTTTCGAGTCCCAGGTGCTCTGGCACGAGAGGGACCTTTCCAACTCAAGCTGCGAGAGGTTCACCCTCCCGCACGTCTTCTCGCTCATCGACTATATGCTGTACAAGATGAACAAGGTGTTCTCCGGACTGGAGGTCCACCGCGACAAGATGCTCAGGAACATCGAGTCCGCCCACGGGCTGATCATGGCCGAGCCGGTCATGATGGCCCTCGTAGGCAAGGGGATCGGGAGGCAGGACGCCCACGAGATCGTCAGGGAGGCATCCATGGTCGCCGAGGACAGGGAGTGCCAGCTCCTCGAGACCCTCTGGGAGAGGGACGACGTCAAGAAGCTCATCTCCAGGGAGGAGCTCGAGAAGGTCATGGACCCCGCCAACTACACCGGCGGCTCCAAGGAGATCGTCGACAGGATGGTCGCCGCCGTCGAGAACGCCCTCGAGAAGAAGGTCGAGTGA
- a CDS encoding pyridoxamine 5'-phosphate oxidase-like FMN-binding protein, with protein sequence MAKIDARTKQLFADHGNQSRIFALATSSKGGIPNVVPIGFLFVANDDEIWVIDNYLNKTLKNILDNPVVSVYAMGGEGGHECVQVKGKAVYETSGPDYEAAKKMAKDKNEKYPAKGLVKISPCAVYDTTPGPNAGKKL encoded by the coding sequence ATGGCCAAGATTGACGCTAGGACCAAACAGCTGTTCGCAGACCACGGGAACCAGAGCAGGATCTTCGCTCTCGCGACCTCCTCCAAGGGAGGCATCCCGAACGTCGTCCCCATCGGATTCCTCTTCGTCGCCAACGACGACGAGATTTGGGTTATCGACAACTACCTGAACAAGACCCTGAAGAACATCCTGGATAACCCCGTCGTCTCCGTCTACGCCATGGGCGGAGAGGGAGGGCACGAGTGTGTCCAGGTTAAGGGGAAAGCGGTCTACGAGACCTCCGGCCCCGATTACGAGGCCGCCAAGAAGATGGCGAAGGACAAGAATGAGAAGTATCCCGCCAAGGGACTCGTCAAGATCTCGCCCTGTGCGGTCTACGACACCACCCCCGGACCCAACGCCGGGAAGAAACTCTGA
- a CDS encoding Inorganic pyrophosphatase: MANIVDTMSADRVKPEEFVAFIEISKGSKMKYELDEETGLIAVDRILSTSTQYPWNYGLIPLTLALDGDPLDVLVISSEPIIPGALAKCRPIGIMRMVDSGDQDDKVLAVLPKDPMYKEITDIAQLPKHLGEEIQHFFTVYKALEGKKTEAGIIEGPEAARKTIQACMDAYKKKQ; encoded by the coding sequence ATGGCAAACATCGTCGATACCATGTCCGCCGACAGAGTCAAGCCCGAGGAGTTCGTCGCCTTCATCGAGATCTCCAAGGGAAGCAAGATGAAATACGAGCTCGACGAGGAGACCGGCCTCATCGCCGTCGACAGGATCCTCTCAACCTCCACCCAGTACCCGTGGAACTACGGACTGATCCCCCTCACCCTCGCCCTCGACGGGGACCCCCTCGACGTCCTCGTCATCAGCAGCGAGCCCATCATCCCCGGCGCGCTCGCCAAGTGCAGGCCCATCGGCATCATGAGGATGGTCGACTCCGGCGACCAGGACGACAAGGTCCTCGCCGTCCTTCCCAAGGACCCCATGTACAAGGAGATCACCGACATCGCCCAGCTGCCCAAGCACCTCGGCGAGGAGATCCAGCACTTCTTTACCGTGTACAAGGCCCTCGAGGGCAAGAAGACCGAGGCCGGCATCATCGAAGGCCCCGAGGCGGCCAGAAAGACCATCCAGGCCTGCATGGACGCTTACAAGAAGAAGCAGTGA
- a CDS encoding ABC-type nitrate/sulfonate/bicarbonate transport system, ATPase component, with amino-acid sequence MTDEMVIEGERYSSRDRVRADRTDELYKDIPEGETLMKIEGLTVIYRNKDKDTLAVDNLDLDIKKGELISIVGPSGCGKSTILRCIAGLLQPTKGTITMGGKPCTTAGSDRGMVFQDFALFPWRSVRSNIEFGLEVAGVPKEERRRRSDRYLEAMGLQDFADARIHELSGGMKQRVGIARAMIMHPAVILMDEPFGALDAQTRNILQESLVNVLKTSHRTIVFVTHSVDEALYLSDRVIVLSKRPATIFKIIDVPGERPRDRAAREFTELRRDILDYLEGQNVMFSGDKR; translated from the coding sequence ATGACGGACGAAATGGTAATCGAGGGGGAGAGGTACAGCTCGAGGGACCGCGTCAGGGCGGACCGCACCGACGAACTGTACAAGGACATCCCCGAGGGGGAGACCCTCATGAAGATCGAGGGTCTCACGGTCATATACAGGAACAAGGACAAGGATACCCTCGCGGTCGACAACCTGGACCTGGACATCAAGAAGGGGGAGCTCATCTCCATCGTAGGGCCCTCCGGATGCGGGAAATCCACCATCCTCCGCTGCATAGCGGGCCTTCTCCAGCCCACGAAGGGAACCATCACCATGGGTGGCAAACCCTGCACCACCGCGGGGTCCGACAGGGGCATGGTGTTCCAGGACTTCGCGCTGTTCCCGTGGAGGTCGGTGCGCAGCAACATCGAGTTCGGTCTCGAGGTCGCCGGGGTCCCCAAGGAGGAGCGCCGCAGACGCTCCGACAGGTACCTCGAGGCCATGGGTCTCCAGGACTTCGCCGATGCCCGCATCCACGAGCTCTCCGGAGGTATGAAGCAGCGCGTGGGCATCGCGAGGGCGATGATCATGCACCCTGCCGTGATCCTCATGGACGAGCCCTTCGGCGCACTCGATGCGCAGACCAGGAACATCCTGCAGGAGAGCCTGGTTAACGTCCTGAAGACCTCGCACAGGACCATCGTATTCGTCACCCACTCGGTGGACGAGGCACTGTACCTCTCCGACCGCGTGATCGTCCTCTCCAAGAGGCCGGCGACGATCTTCAAGATCATCGACGTCCCGGGCGAGCGTCCCCGCGACAGGGCCGCCCGCGAGTTCACCGAGCTCAGAAGGGACATCCTCGACTATCTCGAGGGCCAGAACGTCATGTTCTCCGGCGACAAGAGGTAA
- a CDS encoding ABC-type nitrate/sulfonate/bicarbonate transport system, permease component — MSFQYDENNRVHRLIRTIAVLAVSLVAFVLIWWFVTYMADMKAFPTPDKVFDALIDLIRDGDTINHHTLGEYIYSSFTTFLKGFAIAFAVSVPLGLLLGYVRPMREITAPWIEIIRPIAPIAWAPIFIISFGLELGPALVVAVGIFFPMLTSIIFGVQRIDSNWIEASKTLGASQPQIFVKIVLPATVPYILNGMKVGLGVGWMCIVAAELYAKQLGGIGHYLLMMTDNGLWANAFAAIIVIAFLGLITTGLAEYFSKVVSRRMGMDA; from the coding sequence ATGTCGTTTCAGTACGATGAAAACAACAGGGTACACCGCCTGATACGTACCATCGCGGTACTCGCGGTCTCCCTGGTTGCCTTCGTGCTCATCTGGTGGTTCGTCACCTACATGGCGGACATGAAGGCATTCCCGACCCCAGACAAGGTCTTCGATGCCCTCATCGACCTCATCCGCGACGGGGACACCATCAACCACCACACCCTCGGCGAGTACATCTATTCCAGCTTCACCACCTTCCTCAAGGGATTCGCCATCGCCTTCGCGGTATCCGTCCCCCTGGGACTGCTGCTAGGTTACGTGAGACCCATGAGGGAGATCACGGCGCCCTGGATCGAGATCATACGCCCCATCGCTCCGATCGCCTGGGCCCCCATCTTCATCATCTCCTTCGGACTTGAGCTCGGACCCGCACTGGTCGTCGCGGTGGGGATATTCTTCCCGATGCTCACCAGCATCATCTTCGGTGTCCAGAGGATCGATTCCAACTGGATCGAGGCCTCCAAGACCCTGGGCGCCAGCCAGCCCCAGATCTTCGTCAAGATCGTCCTGCCGGCGACCGTCCCCTACATCCTCAACGGTATGAAGGTCGGTCTCGGGGTGGGATGGATGTGTATCGTCGCCGCCGAACTGTACGCCAAGCAGCTGGGAGGTATCGGACACTACCTGCTGATGATGACCGACAACGGACTGTGGGCCAACGCCTTCGCCGCGATCATCGTCATCGCGTTCCTGGGACTGATAACCACCGGCCTCGCCGAATACTTCAGCAAGGTCGTTTCGCGCAGAATGGGGATGGATGCATGA
- a CDS encoding ABC-type multidrug transport system, ATPase and permease components translates to MITKYFSRRDWCLTAAVLVLIIIQVYLDLKIPGYMSDVTNALQREGGSDDVTSAGVRMLVCALLSLSCALATGALASLVAVDVAYTMRKRQFDNVQRFSKQDVDAFRAESLITRSTNDVNQILLAVSRGLPMVTKGPILAVWAILKISNTSMQWTIATAVAAGGLMVLTALMIFWVSPLFRKVQWLTDGINRSSRENLDGIRVIRAYNGEEHQSRKFDETNDRLLDNNVRAIARMSPIFPGMSVIQNLLTLSIYWIGASLIMNAADTETKMDLFTDSIVFTSYALMVMSAFLMMYGVLRMIPRAMVSYRRIDEVVCHVPSVPDNGDGGQCLESGTVEFRDVSFAYPGADGYAVEGVSFSVGKGETVAIIGETGSGKSTIVALAERFYDATSGEVLVDGRDVRLYGHEELRRKLGYVPQQAIIFSGSVRENVNYGDGSESKNDDDVRRALRIAQAEQFVNSLDEGLDAQISQHGRNLSGGQKQRVAIARAVCRSPEIYLLDDCFSALDYRTDRALRDTLRREEGDRSFLIIAQRIGTIMDADRIVVLDKGRQVGYGTHEELMRTCPVYREIATSQITEGDA, encoded by the coding sequence ATGATAACAAAGTACTTCTCCCGCCGGGACTGGTGCTTAACCGCAGCAGTCCTCGTCCTCATCATCATCCAGGTCTACCTGGACCTGAAGATCCCCGGGTACATGAGCGACGTGACCAACGCCCTCCAGAGGGAGGGCGGGTCCGACGATGTCACGTCCGCGGGGGTGAGGATGCTCGTATGCGCCCTGCTGTCCCTCTCCTGCGCCCTGGCGACGGGTGCCCTGGCATCCCTCGTCGCGGTCGATGTCGCCTACACCATGAGGAAGAGGCAGTTCGACAACGTCCAGAGGTTCTCCAAGCAGGACGTGGACGCCTTCAGGGCGGAGTCCCTCATCACCAGGTCCACCAACGACGTAAACCAGATCCTCCTGGCGGTCTCCAGGGGACTGCCGATGGTGACCAAGGGCCCCATACTCGCCGTGTGGGCCATCCTCAAGATAAGCAACACCTCCATGCAGTGGACGATAGCCACCGCGGTGGCCGCGGGAGGGCTCATGGTCCTCACCGCGCTGATGATATTCTGGGTCTCCCCTCTGTTCAGGAAGGTCCAGTGGCTCACCGACGGGATCAACCGCTCCTCCAGGGAGAACCTGGACGGCATCAGGGTGATCCGCGCCTACAACGGCGAGGAGCACCAGAGCAGGAAGTTCGACGAGACCAACGACAGATTGCTGGACAACAACGTCAGGGCGATAGCGAGGATGTCCCCCATATTCCCCGGAATGAGCGTCATCCAGAACCTCCTCACGCTGTCCATCTACTGGATCGGGGCGTCCCTCATCATGAACGCCGCGGACACCGAGACCAAGATGGACCTCTTCACGGATTCCATCGTGTTCACTTCGTATGCGCTCATGGTCATGTCTGCCTTCCTGATGATGTACGGGGTGCTCAGGATGATCCCCCGCGCGATGGTCAGCTACAGGAGGATCGACGAGGTCGTCTGCCACGTGCCATCGGTCCCCGACAACGGGGACGGGGGACAGTGCCTGGAGTCCGGCACCGTGGAGTTCAGGGACGTCTCCTTCGCGTACCCCGGGGCGGACGGATACGCCGTCGAGGGCGTGAGCTTCTCCGTGGGGAAGGGAGAAACGGTCGCGATCATCGGTGAGACCGGGAGCGGGAAGTCCACCATCGTCGCCCTCGCCGAGAGGTTCTACGACGCCACGTCCGGGGAGGTCCTGGTGGACGGCAGGGACGTCCGTCTCTACGGGCACGAGGAGTTGAGGAGGAAGCTGGGATACGTCCCCCAGCAGGCGATCATATTCTCGGGTTCGGTCAGGGAGAACGTCAACTACGGCGACGGTTCCGAATCGAAGAACGATGACGACGTCAGGCGCGCCCTGAGGATCGCCCAGGCGGAGCAGTTCGTGAATTCCCTCGATGAAGGGCTTGACGCCCAGATCTCCCAGCACGGCAGGAACCTGTCCGGGGGACAGAAGCAGAGGGTCGCCATCGCGAGGGCGGTCTGCAGGTCCCCGGAGATATACCTCCTGGACGACTGCTTCTCCGCCCTGGACTACAGGACGGACAGGGCCCTGAGGGACACCCTCAGGAGGGAGGAGGGGGACAGGTCGTTCCTCATAATCGCCCAGAGGATCGGCACGATAATGGACGCCGACAGGATCGTCGTCCTGGACAAGGGAAGGCAGGTGGGATACGGGACCCACGAGGAGCTCATGAGGACCTGCCCGGTGTACAGGGAGATAGCCACCTCGCAGATAACGGAGGGTGATGCCTGA